The Thermincola ferriacetica genomic sequence AACCTATCGGACAGTTCGGAGTCGTTGGCGCCGGTTAATGAAGTGCCGGATGTAATAAATTGGGAAACCAGGGTGAGGGCCGAACGGGTTGTGCAGAACATTTTCCGTGATGTCAAAATGGGAAATGTTATTAATTTGGCAAGGCCCAAAAAGGTTGTTGATGAAATTATCAATGAGTTACTTGAAAATGCAAATATAATCGGCAAGCTTTCTGATATCAGGATACTTGATGATTACACCTTTGCCCATTCTGTAAACGTGTGTGTTTTGGCAATTTCCATTGGCATCGCACTCAATTATAGCAGGCTAAGACTTAGAGAATTGGGTATTGGCGCTCTTTTACATGATATTGGAAAAACTAAAGTTCCCGATAGGATTCTACTGAAGCCGGCAAATCTCACTAACGAAGAGTTTGAGGAAATCAAGAAACATCCTATATACGGCTATGAATTGCTTAATAACCACCCTGACTTAAGTAGCAACTCTGCCAGAATATGCCTGCAGCACCATGAAAGGATTAACGGGGCAGGGTATCCATATAAGTTTAAAGGCGCCGAAATTCACGAATACAGCAAGATAGTTTCTATTGCTGACGTTTATGACGCTTTAACGGCGGACAGGGTTTATAAAAATGCTGTTTATCCTTATGAGGCCATAGAAGTCATAATTGCTTCCAGCGGAAACCATTTTGATTCCGATTTGGTCCGCCTGTTTGTAGAAAATATTTCTATTTATCCTGTCGGGTCCACTGTGTTATTAAATACAGGTGAGACAGCTGTAGTAACGCAGGTGCATAGAAGTTTTCCCATCCGGCCTGTGGTTAAGTTGTTGACCACAGCCGACGGAAAGCCTGTTAAAGACTTAAAAGAACTGGACCTGATGACAAATACAACCTTATTCATAAATAAAGTGCTTGATTTTAAGAATACCAAAAGACAATAAAGGTGACAGGTCAAAACAGTCGCCTTTTATAAAAACTTAAAGATTCGCAAAATTCTAAATTATGGCTATTAATTAGTCAACTCTGGGTTTAAATGGATATTTTTTATATCCGTCAGCTTAAAAAACTTTAGATGAAAGGAGGGGGAAAATGGGCGCTGGTTATGCGGTATTAGGAGTCATTTTGCTATGGGGTATTATATTCCCGACCTTGCTCTTATGGCTTTCTAGGTTGTTTCACCCCAAAAATCCAACACCGCAAAAACTTTTAACTTATGAGTGCGGTTTGGATACCCAAGGGGAAACCTGGGTACAGTTTAAGATTAGCTATTTCATGTACGCGTTAATATTTATTGCTTTCGACGTGGAAACTATTTTCCTGTATCCCTGGGCGATTAAATTCCAAAGCTTAGGTTTATTTGCAATAGTTGAAATGTTTATATTTATTGCCATATTGTTAGTTGGATTTTTCTATGCTTGGAAGGAAGGAGCGTTAGAATGGATGTAATTAAACCAAACCAAGTTGACGAATTGGTCAGGAACAATGTTGTTCTAAGTACCGTTGAAGCGGCATTCAACTGGTGCAGGTCGAGGTCCCTCTGGCCTTTGACATTTGGTTTGGCCTGCTGTGCTATCGAGATGATGGCTGCTGCAGATACAAGGTACGACCTTGCCCGGTTTGGGTCCGAAGTGTTTCGCCCCTCTCCTCGGCAATGTGACCTTATGATTATAGCCGGAACCATAACCAAGAAAATGCAGCCTGTTGTACTGCGGCTTTATGAACAAATGGCTGAACCGAAGTATGTTTTGGCTATGGGTAGCTGCGCAATAAGCGGCGGACCATTCGTTGACTCTTACAACGTTGTTTTGGGAGGAGATACCTTTTTACCTGTAGATGTTTATGTCCCTGGATGCCCACCCAGGCCCGAAGCACTCATCTACGGTATTATGCAATTGCGGGAAAAAGTTGCCAATCCAAAGAAAATTGCGAGGTTGAAGGCGAATGGCTAAGGTTATCGACCGTCAAGCTCTTGTGGGCGAGCTGAATAAAAAGTTTGGTGATTGTGCCGAGATATTTGAAGACAATACAAATCAATCCATAAAAGTAAAGCCTGATAAGTTGGTAGAAGTGATGTTGGAACTGAGGGACAACCCTGATTATGATTTTAAAGTTTTGATGAATCTCAGTTCTGTAGATTATCCCGAAAACTTTACCGTAGTTTACCATCTGAATTCGTTAACTCACCTGCATAAGCTAACTGTCAAGGTTGAACTGGACAAAGCAAATCCTCAGGTTCCTTCAATTACTTCTGTTTGGAATGCTGCCAACGTACAGGAGAGGGAAGTATACGACTTGATGGGCATAGTTTTTACAGGTCATCCCAACCTGAAGAGAATTTTATTGGCCGACGATTTTGTCGGTCACCCATTGCGGAAGGACTTTAAAATGCAAGCATAGGAGTAAGAACTGTGGATTTTAATTTCGGGATTGTAGAGGTGTAAAATAATGTTAAAAACACAAGAACTAACCCTGAATTTGGGACCTCACCACCCCAGTACCCACGGTGTATTCCGTTGTGTATTAAACCTTGAGGGAGAGTATATTACCAAGGCTGTAAACCACATCGGGTATCTGCACCGCGGACTGGAAAAACTGGCGGAATCCCGCACCTATACTCAGTTCATTCCTTATAACGGCAGATTGGATTATGTAGCAGGCATGCTTAATGAGTGGGGCTATGTCATGGCTGTCGAAAAACTTTTGGGTATAACTGAGGAGATCCCTGAAAGAGCGGAATATATCAGGGTAATTGTAGGAGAACTGCAGCGTTTGGCCAGCCACGCCATTTATTTTGCTTCCATGGCTCTTGACGTGGCCGGCGCTACCGCATGGTTTTATGGGTTCCGTGACAGAGATGAGATACTTGATGTATTGGAAATGGTTTCGGGGCAAAGGCTTATGCATAACTATATGAGAATCGGCGGTGTTGCAGCTGACCTGCCTGATGGTTTCGAGGAAAAAGTCAGAGCGTTGCTGGATAAGCTGCCTGCTTGTATTGAAGAATACGAAGGCATTTTAATTGGCAATGAAATATTTAAAGCCCGAACCATAGGAGTTGCGCCTGTTTCCAAGGAAATGGCCCTTGATTATGGATTTACCGGACCTAACCTTAGAGCATCGGGCGTGGATTACGACTTGAGAAGAGACGAACCTTACAGTGTTTATGACCGGTTTAAGTTTAACGTTCCCGTGCGGCAGGGCGGCGATACCTATGACCGCGTGCTGATCCGTATCGAGGAAATGAAAGAAAGCGTGAAGATTATCGAACAGGCATTAAAAGACCTTCCGGATGGCCCGATTATGGCCAAGGTTCCGAAAGTTATCAAACCGCCTGTCGGTGAAGTTTACAGTCGTATTGAAAATGCCAAGGGGCATCTTGGCTTCCACATTGTGAGTGACGGTTCAACGAAGCCTTATCGTACTAGGATTTATTCACCTTGCTTCGTTAATGTTGGTATATTCCCTGAAATGGCTAAAGGGCTTCACCTGATGGATGCAGTAGTAGCCTTGGCATCACTCGATATAGTTCTGGGTGAAATCGACCGTTAAAGTTGAAAGAAAGACCAAAAAAATAGGGTTTATAGGGGAGAAGAAGCATGGAAAAATCTTTTTTTATTAATGTTGCTGACGCCCTAAGGAATTGGTTGACTAACAGCCTGGGTTTTTCTGCTACTGCCACAGACTTAATAACCACCGCTATCTGGACACTGGTTGTAATCCTCTTTATATTAATGAACCTGATTGTTCTTGTGTGGCTGGAAAGAAAATTCAGCGCTTTTTTCCAACAGCGTAGAGGTCCAAACCGGCTGGGGCCTGCTGGATTCCTGCAGTTCCCTGTGGACATCGTGAAGGTTTTGGGCAAGGAAGATATTATTCCCGCTGCCGCAGATAAAAGAGTGTTCAAGATTGCAAGTACCACACTTTTCATAACTGCTCTTCTTGCTTGGGCTGTTATTCCTTTGGGCGACGGAGTAATCTTGAAAGATATGAATATCGGGTTATTCTACTTTATTGCAATTGGTTCTACTTCAACAATTTCGTTTTTAATGGGTGGTTTCGCTTCCAATAACAAATACTCCTTGATTGGTGGTATGCGGACCGTAGCTCAGATGATCAGTTACGAAATCCCCATGGTATTTTCGCTGCTAGGCGTAGTGATGATGGTTGGTTCCCTGAAATTGAGCGATATAGTTGCTGCTCAAAAAAATATCTGGTTTATTATTCCACAATTAGTTGCTTTTGTGGTTTACTTTATATCCACTGTGGCGGAAACAAACAGGGGACCCTTTGACCTCGCAGAGGGCGAGCAGGAACTGGTTGCCGGTTATTTCACTGAGTACTCGGGAATTCGTTATGCTATCTGGATGATTGCTGAGTACGGAAACCTGGTAGCTGTCTCTATTATAGCCTCTATTATGTTCCTGGGTGGCTGGAATGCACCCTTTGGCTTGACCTTTATACCACCGTTTATTTGGCTCTTGCTAAAGATCTACTTCATGATCTTTCTGTTTATGTGGGTTAAGTGGACATATCCGCGGATCCGTATTGACCACTTAATGCACTTTGGTTGGAAGTTCCTGATTCCGGTTTCGCTGGCGAACATTCTGGTTACGGGAATCGGTATTTACGTTTATCGAATGATAACTGGTTAGGTGGTGATAGAGTGTTTGGACAAGGACTTATAAAAGGTCTCAGCATTACTTTGAAACACTTCTTTGAAAAGAAGATTACTCAGCAGTATCCCGAGGAAAGACCCAATTTACCGGACCGTTTCAAGGGTTCTTTCAAATTAAATGTTCCCAAATGTATAGCCTGTGGACTGTGTGCCAACGCTTGCCCCAACCATGTCATCGAAATTACCTCTGAAAAAGGTGAAGATAAAAAGAAAAAACTGACTGGATATAAGATGATGGTTGAGAGATGTTTATACTGCGGTTTTTGTGTTGAAACCTGTCCGACCAAGGCTTTACAGTGGACTAAAGAATTTGAAAATACGAAATTTTTCCGGGAAGATGTAAACTTGGACCTTTTCAACAGTTATGTTCCGTCCCCGGATGATGAAAAGCCTACTAAAGCCGACAGTGAAGAAAACGAGTCGGCTCAGGCCAGTTAGGGGTGAGATGTAGATGACTATTATGTTCTGGGTTATAGCCATAATCACATTAGGATCGGCTCTTATGATGGTTATGAACAGGAACATTTTTCATAGCGCTCTGTTCATGATCGTTACTTTTATCGGAGTGGCCGCAACCTACCTGATGCTTCAGGCAGATTTTATGGCGGCTGTACAGGTGCTTGTTTACGGAGGAGCTATTGCCATATTCGTAGTGTTCGGTATCATGCTTACCCAACGGGGAGATATGAAACAGTCCAACTTATTCTCCAAGCATGCTCCACTGGCAGCTATTGTGGCTCTGGCATTGATTGTTATCAACGGAGTTATGGTTCTCAAAACCAACTGGGCTGTAAGTAATGCAGCGCCTCCCACCGAGACTGTAGGCCCCATTGCTGAACTAATGTTGCAGAAATATGTCATTCCTTTTGAAGTAGCTGCAATTCTATTACTGGTTGCTTTGATAGGAGCAGTAATAATAGCGAAAGAGGTGAAAAAGACCTCATGATCGGATTGCAACATTTTTTGATTTTTAGTGGTACGCTTTTCTGTATAGGCCTTTTCGGCGCCTTGGCGAAAAGAAATGCCATTGCCATACTGATGGGTCTTGAATTAATGCTGAATGCTGTTAATATCAACCTCGTTGCTTTTTCAAGGTATATTACTACAGGCGACTTTACTGGCCAAGTTTTTGCAATTTTTGTTATTGCCGTAGCCGCAGCAGAGGTAGCAGTTGGTTTAGCCTTAATCGTAGCTATATACCGTGACCGGATTTCTGTTAACGTTGAAGATTTTGATTGGTTAAAATGGTAGATTATCTACTAACAAAGGTAGGTGCAAAGTAAACAATGATTGATTTCGCCATACAAAATGCGTGGCTGATTCCGCTTCTACCTGTATTATCCTTCGTATTAATCGTCTTCGTTTTAAAACCCTGGCCGAAACTCAGCGCAGCTCTATCAATTGCATGCATTTTAATTTCATTTGTTCTGGCGATAAGTGTAGGCCTGGGTGTTTTCCACGCGGAAAGCCCGATTACAGCGGAACACCCCTTTAAGCAAGCAGTCACGTGGTTTAGTATGCCGGGACTGGAAATCGAAATGGGGGTACAGATTGACCCGACATCGGCAATGATGTTGTTTGTCGTAACATTAATTGCTTCCTTGGTACAGATTTACTCCCTTGGTTATATGCACGGAGACCCGAACTTTTCCGTATTTTACTCCTACCTGTCATTGTTCGCGGCCTCTATGCTGGGTTTGGTTATTGCTCCCAACCTGTTACAGATGTTTATTTTCTGGGAATTGGTAGGTTTGTGTTCTTACCTCTTGATCGGTTTTTGGTGGCATAAATATTCAGCCCGTGAAGCTGCCAAAAAGGCTTTTATCACTACCAGAACCGGTGACTTCGGTTTACTGATGGGTATCCTGTTGTTGCAAATCAATTTCGGGACTCTCGATTTGCAAAAGCTAGGAGAAATGATCCCTAACTTTACACAGTACACCAGTCTTACAGCGGCTGGATTAACGGCTATTGCCATGATATTGTTCCTTGGTCCTATTGGTAAATCGGGTCAGTTCCCACTGCACGTTTGGCTGCCCGATGCCATGGAGGGCCCGACACCGGTATCAGCGTTGATTCACGCTGCTACAATGGTTGTTGCCGGCGTCTACCTGGTAGGACGTATTCTGGTTTTGTTTAAGACTGTACCTGCAGCCATGCTATTGGTTGCAGTAGTCGGTGGATTTACAGCCTTTTTTGCCGCATCAATAGCCTTCACTCAAATAGAGATGAAAAAGATCCTGGCTTACTCTACTGTCAGCCAGTTGGGTTATATGATGCTGGCCTTAGGTGCAGGCGGTTTGACAGCCAGCATGTTCCACCTGATGACCCATGCATTCTTTAAGGCGTTGATGTTCCTCGGTGCAGGTAGTGTTCTCCACGCTATGCATAATGAGGCCAACATTTGGAAGTACGGCGGCTTGAAGAAAAAGATGCCGATTACTTACTGGACCTTTTTCATAGGTTGTCTGGCTATTGCAGGGATTCCGCCCTTTGCAGGATTTTTCAGTAAGGACCTGATATTGGAAACAGTATTGGCCAACTCTTCTTTCCATCATGCAACCGGTCCCTATGCGGGAGCCTATTCAATACTGTTCATTTTGGGCACATTAACGGCAATGATGACTGCCTTCTATATGTTCAGGATGTTTTTCATTTGCTTCCATGGCGAGCAAAGAGACAGCCATTTCCATCCCCATGAAGCGCCCTTTTCCATGGCTTTACCGCTGGTTGTATTAGCAGTGTTGTCAGTGGTTGGCGGATGGGTTGGAACTCCCTGGACACACGGAGCCGAGAATTTTGCT encodes the following:
- a CDS encoding HD-GYP domain-containing protein; its protein translation is MKRIALFDAKPNMVVGRDVRSRTGHLLLKKGAILSEKNIGMLARYGVPIIYIEDNLSDSSESLAPVNEVPDVINWETRVRAERVVQNIFRDVKMGNVINLARPKKVVDEIINELLENANIIGKLSDIRILDDYTFAHSVNVCVLAISIGIALNYSRLRLRELGIGALLHDIGKTKVPDRILLKPANLTNEEFEEIKKHPIYGYELLNNHPDLSSNSARICLQHHERINGAGYPYKFKGAEIHEYSKIVSIADVYDALTADRVYKNAVYPYEAIEVIIASSGNHFDSDLVRLFVENISIYPVGSTVLLNTGETAVVTQVHRSFPIRPVVKLLTTADGKPVKDLKELDLMTNTTLFINKVLDFKNTKRQ
- a CDS encoding NADH-quinone oxidoreductase subunit A, translating into MGAGYAVLGVILLWGIIFPTLLLWLSRLFHPKNPTPQKLLTYECGLDTQGETWVQFKISYFMYALIFIAFDVETIFLYPWAIKFQSLGLFAIVEMFIFIAILLVGFFYAWKEGALEWM
- a CDS encoding NADH-quinone oxidoreductase subunit B; protein product: MDVIKPNQVDELVRNNVVLSTVEAAFNWCRSRSLWPLTFGLACCAIEMMAAADTRYDLARFGSEVFRPSPRQCDLMIIAGTITKKMQPVVLRLYEQMAEPKYVLAMGSCAISGGPFVDSYNVVLGGDTFLPVDVYVPGCPPRPEALIYGIMQLREKVANPKKIARLKANG
- a CDS encoding NADH-quinone oxidoreductase subunit C, whose protein sequence is MAKVIDRQALVGELNKKFGDCAEIFEDNTNQSIKVKPDKLVEVMLELRDNPDYDFKVLMNLSSVDYPENFTVVYHLNSLTHLHKLTVKVELDKANPQVPSITSVWNAANVQEREVYDLMGIVFTGHPNLKRILLADDFVGHPLRKDFKMQA
- a CDS encoding NADH-quinone oxidoreductase subunit D; the encoded protein is MLKTQELTLNLGPHHPSTHGVFRCVLNLEGEYITKAVNHIGYLHRGLEKLAESRTYTQFIPYNGRLDYVAGMLNEWGYVMAVEKLLGITEEIPERAEYIRVIVGELQRLASHAIYFASMALDVAGATAWFYGFRDRDEILDVLEMVSGQRLMHNYMRIGGVAADLPDGFEEKVRALLDKLPACIEEYEGILIGNEIFKARTIGVAPVSKEMALDYGFTGPNLRASGVDYDLRRDEPYSVYDRFKFNVPVRQGGDTYDRVLIRIEEMKESVKIIEQALKDLPDGPIMAKVPKVIKPPVGEVYSRIENAKGHLGFHIVSDGSTKPYRTRIYSPCFVNVGIFPEMAKGLHLMDAVVALASLDIVLGEIDR
- the nuoH gene encoding NADH-quinone oxidoreductase subunit NuoH, with product MEKSFFINVADALRNWLTNSLGFSATATDLITTAIWTLVVILFILMNLIVLVWLERKFSAFFQQRRGPNRLGPAGFLQFPVDIVKVLGKEDIIPAAADKRVFKIASTTLFITALLAWAVIPLGDGVILKDMNIGLFYFIAIGSTSTISFLMGGFASNNKYSLIGGMRTVAQMISYEIPMVFSLLGVVMMVGSLKLSDIVAAQKNIWFIIPQLVAFVVYFISTVAETNRGPFDLAEGEQELVAGYFTEYSGIRYAIWMIAEYGNLVAVSIIASIMFLGGWNAPFGLTFIPPFIWLLLKIYFMIFLFMWVKWTYPRIRIDHLMHFGWKFLIPVSLANILVTGIGIYVYRMITG
- a CDS encoding NuoI/complex I 23 kDa subunit family protein; its protein translation is MFGQGLIKGLSITLKHFFEKKITQQYPEERPNLPDRFKGSFKLNVPKCIACGLCANACPNHVIEITSEKGEDKKKKLTGYKMMVERCLYCGFCVETCPTKALQWTKEFENTKFFREDVNLDLFNSYVPSPDDEKPTKADSEENESAQAS
- a CDS encoding NADH-quinone oxidoreductase subunit J family protein codes for the protein MTIMFWVIAIITLGSALMMVMNRNIFHSALFMIVTFIGVAATYLMLQADFMAAVQVLVYGGAIAIFVVFGIMLTQRGDMKQSNLFSKHAPLAAIVALALIVINGVMVLKTNWAVSNAAPPTETVGPIAELMLQKYVIPFEVAAILLLVALIGAVIIAKEVKKTS
- the nuoK gene encoding NADH-quinone oxidoreductase subunit NuoK, giving the protein MIGLQHFLIFSGTLFCIGLFGALAKRNAIAILMGLELMLNAVNINLVAFSRYITTGDFTGQVFAIFVIAVAAAEVAVGLALIVAIYRDRISVNVEDFDWLKW
- the nuoL gene encoding NADH-quinone oxidoreductase subunit L, with the translated sequence MIDFAIQNAWLIPLLPVLSFVLIVFVLKPWPKLSAALSIACILISFVLAISVGLGVFHAESPITAEHPFKQAVTWFSMPGLEIEMGVQIDPTSAMMLFVVTLIASLVQIYSLGYMHGDPNFSVFYSYLSLFAASMLGLVIAPNLLQMFIFWELVGLCSYLLIGFWWHKYSAREAAKKAFITTRTGDFGLLMGILLLQINFGTLDLQKLGEMIPNFTQYTSLTAAGLTAIAMILFLGPIGKSGQFPLHVWLPDAMEGPTPVSALIHAATMVVAGVYLVGRILVLFKTVPAAMLLVAVVGGFTAFFAASIAFTQIEMKKILAYSTVSQLGYMMLALGAGGLTASMFHLMTHAFFKALMFLGAGSVLHAMHNEANIWKYGGLKKKMPITYWTFFIGCLAIAGIPPFAGFFSKDLILETVLANSSFHHATGPYAGAYSILFILGTLTAMMTAFYMFRMFFICFHGEQRDSHFHPHEAPFSMALPLVVLAVLSVVGGWVGTPWTHGAENFAYYIRFGEYEPIHANVPLIALSVAVALIGIIGAFMVYGRKTVMEEPLAKLGIIYKLSYNKFYIDEIYLWLIHNILDGVGRILYWVDIVIVDNIVNGVGLAAKILGSILRRTETGKLQHYALVLFAAVVVIVLVLAFNGDSTTAAALLLGGGR